GACAAGTGGCTGCCCAGACACCTGCCGACATCGGCGGAGCTGGACAGACAGCGCCAGGCGGTATTTGCGGTCCGGCCAAAGTTCAGTATCGTGGTACCGCTCTATAAGACGCCGCTGCTTTATCTGGAGGCGCTGATCGCGTCTGTGAAAGAGCAGACATACCCCGAGTGGGAACTTTGCCTGTCGGACGGAAGCGGACCGGATTCACCGATCGCGGACGCCCTTTTGCGGTATGCGGGGGCTGATGAACGCATCAGAGTGATCTCTCATGAGGCGCCGCTTAAAATCTCAGAGAATACAAATGCGGCGATCGCCGCCGCGACGGGTGAATTTATCGTATTTGCCGACCATGATGATGTTCTGACGCCGAATGCACTGTATGAGTGCGTGAAGGCGCTGAACGAGCAGCCGGAAACAGAAATTTTTTATTCGGATGAGGACAAGATGTCCATGGACGGGCATAAGTTCTTTCAGCCTCACTTCAAACCGGATTTTAACCTGGATCTGCTGTGCACGGTCAATTATATCTGTCATCTGTTTGTTGCCAGGCGCAGCGTGATCGAAAAAGCGGGTGTTCTCAGGCCCGAGTTTGACGGGGCGCAGGATTATGATTTTATCTTCCGCTGCATTGAGGCGAGCGACAGGATCTGCCACATTCCCAAGATCCTTTATCACTGGCGCAGCCATGAGGACTCCACATCGGAGAATCCGGAGAGCAAGCTGTATGCGTTTGACGCCGGTCAGCGTGCCGTGCAGGCACATTACGACCGGCTGGGAATCCGCGCGGAGGTGTCTAAAGGGGAGTATCTGGGGCTGTACCGTACCAGATTTCTGCGGGATTATGATCCGCTGATATCCATTATCATTCCGAACAAGGATCATACGGAAGATCTGGACCGGTGTATTCAGTCGATCGAGGAGAAATCCACATACAAAAATTATGAATATATCATTGTGGAAAATAACAGTACGGAAGAGGAGACGTTTGAGTACTATAAAAAGCTGGAACTCGAAAACCCCAGAGCTCATGTGATTTACTGGGATGGCATTTTCAACTACTCCCTGATCAATAATTTCGGCGCGCAGCATGCAAAGGGCGAATATTTTCTGCTTCTGAACAACGACACGGAGATCATCAACCCGGACTGCCTGGAGGAGCTGCTCGGATATTGTATGCGTGATGACGTGGGCGCCGTGGGTGCCCGGCTGTATTTTGAGGACGATACAATTCAGCATGCGGGCGTCGTGATCGGATTCGGCGGAATTGCAGGTCACTGTTTCGTGATGCAGCCAAGAGGATATACGGGTTACTGCCACAGGATCATCTGTGCGCAGGACTACAGTGCGGTGACGGCCGCCTGCATGATGGTGAAGAGAAGTATATTCGAACAGGTCGGGGGGCTGAGTGAAGAGCTGCAGGTGGCGTTTAATGACATTGACTTCTGCATGAAGATAAGAAAGGCAGGTAAACTGATTGTCTACAATCCATATGCAGAACTCTACCACTATGAGTCCAAATCCAGGGGACTGGAGGACACGCCGGAGAAAGTGGCACGGTTTAACCGGGAAATCGCGATTTTCGAAAAGAAATGGCCGGATATTTTCAAAACGGGGGATCCGTATTATAACCCGAATCTGACGCTTGACAGTCAGGATTTTTCACTGAGACGGATATAGGAGG
The Ruminococcus gauvreauii genome window above contains:
- a CDS encoding glycosyltransferase family 2 protein, encoding MQRELFEVKRERFHLLDPDVYILQGSWPKEYEPQVLLDGRRISDVRLEDWENTSALERFADLDLMKGKKVTLFVRLPQDLNKCKRLKIYALRGNEKILWFSIAVRDLVRRQGKPFYYIEEEKASPSSKTLKVRGWAVYRTPVTISVYDEQGKKIPCDIQRNNRVDAVEMFKETQVESKCGFYLELDGVKTKTVYLVFRAEGSKAVYPIQMQSAFIVKNKVQRLAKKGTRYLASHGVKALAVKVAGKIAGMKKAPVSYDKWLPRHLPTSAELDRQRQAVFAVRPKFSIVVPLYKTPLLYLEALIASVKEQTYPEWELCLSDGSGPDSPIADALLRYAGADERIRVISHEAPLKISENTNAAIAAATGEFIVFADHDDVLTPNALYECVKALNEQPETEIFYSDEDKMSMDGHKFFQPHFKPDFNLDLLCTVNYICHLFVARRSVIEKAGVLRPEFDGAQDYDFIFRCIEASDRICHIPKILYHWRSHEDSTSENPESKLYAFDAGQRAVQAHYDRLGIRAEVSKGEYLGLYRTRFLRDYDPLISIIIPNKDHTEDLDRCIQSIEEKSTYKNYEYIIVENNSTEEETFEYYKKLELENPRAHVIYWDGIFNYSLINNFGAQHAKGEYFLLLNNDTEIINPDCLEELLGYCMRDDVGAVGARLYFEDDTIQHAGVVIGFGGIAGHCFVMQPRGYTGYCHRIICAQDYSAVTAACMMVKRSIFEQVGGLSEELQVAFNDIDFCMKIRKAGKLIVYNPYAELYHYESKSRGLEDTPEKVARFNREIAIFEKKWPDIFKTGDPYYNPNLTLDSQDFSLRRI